The sequence TTTAATAACTATTCTCGCCACCAATGCCACAGCTAATACTGGTGTTGTAGATGCCAGGGCCATTGCACTACACGCTCCTGCTCGTTTTTCTCCCACCGATGATTGGGACGAAAATGATATAATCATTGCAAAAGAAACTCCTCTTTATGATGTCAATGAGTCGTTGTATGCCTTTTGCTTTGACCTAAAAAACCAGGCAACCGAACAAACCGCATACATCGTTGTTTCCCTATCCAATGATGATTTTCCTATCATCATGTACTCTCCTCAAGGTGTATCACCTTATTATGACATGTCTACAGAAAATATAGCCGTTTTTTTGTCTGCCGGAGATTTTTATATTGATACCGGTAGTCATTACACTTCTTTAGTTAACGGTAATTCCATTGAAAAATCAGAATTACCGTCAGATGTTATATCCAATAGTGCTGAACTTCTTGACAACGGAGAAGATTTTTCGACGATTCGGCAAATGTATATAGATGGAACTTTCCCAAATGATAACCTACGTTCTGTCAGACGGGAGCGTAATTTGACCAGTGTTCCGAACTGGCAATGGACATACGGCTGCGCCCCAACCTCCATGGGCATGATTATCAGCTATCATTATGGGGGAAGCAAGTCGTCTATCTTATCAGGTCTTGCTGAATATATGAGTACAGACTCGCACGGTTTTACCACAAGTAGATCCACCATGGTAGGCGCTTATGATTATCTCGTTGAAGAACGTGGGATAACACCAACTACCTGCCAATGGGCAAGCAAAACCTTTTTGGGAGATCCACGAATGGGTGCCACGTATAATACAAAAAGCAAGTACGGTTCATATATTGATGCTGGCAATCCTGTATTAGTATCTGTATACAATGCTACCGACGGATCAGAAGAGGGATATACGGGTGG is a genomic window of Intestinimonas massiliensis (ex Afouda et al. 2020) containing:
- a CDS encoding C39 family peptidase, whose amino-acid sequence is MKKTCVISIVLCLISLITILATNATANTGVVDARAIALHAPARFSPTDDWDENDIIIAKETPLYDVNESLYAFCFDLKNQATEQTAYIVVSLSNDDFPIIMYSPQGVSPYYDMSTENIAVFLSAGDFYIDTGSHYTSLVNGNSIEKSELPSDVISNSAELLDNGEDFSTIRQMYIDGTFPNDNLRSVRRERNLTSVPNWQWTYGCAPTSMGMIISYHYGGSKSSILSGLAEYMSTDSHGFTTSRSTMVGAYDYLVEERGITPTTCQWASKTFLGDPRMGATYNTKSKYGSYIDAGNPVLVSVYNATDGSEEGYTGGFGDHVMTGVGYMFSDVDGDYIIVHTTHVGDGDCYISLDSSGFAEYAWGLFEP